Part of the Sandaracinaceae bacterium genome, TCGGCACGCGAGAGCGGGCGGCGCGTGCGCTCGTACGCGGTCATGATCGCCCAGGGGATGCATGTGTGCACCCAGCCGATCAGCTCCGGGTCGAGCGCGCGGTAGCCCACACCATCTGCCCGGGTGCCGGACACGCGCCCGTGCATGCTCTTGACCCGCTCGACCAGCTGGGTCGCCCCCGGGGTGCTGCCGAAGGTGGTCCCCAGCACGAAGCCGAGCGTGGCTCGCGCTCGGCGCGCTGGCTGCGTGCGGTAGGACGACTGCGTGTACACCCCGTGCATCACCGAGGGGTGCAGCACCTCCATCAACACCGCCGCCGGTCCCGCCACGGCGACGCTCGCGAGGTCGGCGTGGATCATCCAGGAGACGCTGCCTGGGCCACCGCACAGCCCGGGGTCGCCGGGCTCGCCTCCGTAGAGGCGCGGGTCGTCGTGGCGCCCCCCGACGGTCTCGAGTTCCGCCCTGAGGCGCGCGCGGAGCTTCTCGGTCTGGGCGATGGCGGTGAACGAGCGGTCCATGGGATCTCCTCGGGCGGGCGCGTTCAGCGTAGTTCAGGCCGTCCCCCCCCGATACCCCCTCCACCCATGACCCCCAAGCGGCAGCGTCGATGCCTCCACCGGCGGCGGAGAGGAACCCCATTCCGGGTGACCCCACCAGGTGCGTTGGAGCGACGCGGAGGATGCGCAGCGTCATGGCGGGCGAGCATCGGCGCACCGAGCAACTGAGGCAGGTCGATGCGTGCGGCGTGCCTGTGGCACCACGGCGCGGCCTGCCTGTGGCACCACGGCGTTCGGGGGGCTTGTGTGGCCGGGCAGGGGGCGCTACGAAGCCGCATGCGTTCGGCTCGTCGCCCAAGCCCTTTCCTCGCGCT contains:
- a CDS encoding DUF2236 domain-containing protein, translated to MDRSFTAIAQTEKLRARLRAELETVGGRHDDPRLYGGEPGDPGLCGGPGSVSWMIHADLASVAVAGPAAVLMEVLHPSVMHGVYTQSSYRTQPARRARATLGFVLGTTFGSTPGATQLVERVKSMHGRVSGTRADGVGYRALDPELIGWVHTCIPWAIMTAYERTRRPLSRAEKDRYLTEQARVGRMGGAAWVPETVSELEDYVARMRPHLAMNEQTVDFLGFLVGRTYDGEGDLPAPTRAERVDAELGLVAAMALMPEWARRMTGTYQSPWVDRAVLAPVLRARAAAVRWAIPELPCVVMARERADGGLQARTWVHVR